One stretch of Deinococcus betulae DNA includes these proteins:
- a CDS encoding glycoside hydrolase family 19 protein, with amino-acid sequence MITAAQLRRIRPETSPADAEVAARALSTAAAEFGITTRLRLAAWLANIAHECGYRNVRENMNYSNAARLAGIFRTAFKGSAAAARPYVNNPVALANRAYANRLGNGSEASGDGWRFRGGGYIQLTGRSLYASYSPAGVNLAAHPEQIEDPLTSARAAANYWVKRGCNGPADAGDIAGTRRMVNGAAMLGLAEVQTYYQRALKALRVVEAPPAPSPPARPEQTSLWVQVLDTAGQAIPGLVVSVMVSPDGQLLVGRDGKPKITRVPEHRLGERKV; translated from the coding sequence ATGATCACCGCTGCCCAACTCCGCCGCATCCGCCCCGAGACCAGCCCTGCCGACGCTGAGGTGGCCGCCCGCGCGCTCTCCACCGCAGCCGCTGAATTCGGCATCACCACCCGCCTGCGCCTGGCGGCCTGGCTGGCCAACATTGCGCACGAGTGCGGCTACCGCAACGTGCGCGAGAACATGAATTACAGCAACGCCGCCCGTCTGGCCGGCATCTTCCGCACGGCCTTCAAAGGCAGCGCCGCCGCCGCCCGGCCTTACGTGAACAACCCGGTGGCGCTGGCCAACCGTGCCTACGCGAACCGGCTGGGCAACGGGAGCGAGGCGAGCGGTGACGGGTGGCGCTTCCGGGGCGGGGGGTACATCCAGCTGACCGGCCGCAGCCTGTATGCCAGTTACAGCCCGGCGGGCGTGAACCTGGCGGCGCACCCGGAGCAGATCGAGGACCCGCTGACCAGTGCGCGGGCCGCCGCCAACTACTGGGTCAAACGGGGCTGCAACGGTCCAGCCGACGCCGGCGACATTGCGGGTACCCGGCGCATGGTCAACGGCGCGGCCATGCTAGGGCTGGCCGAGGTGCAGACCTACTACCAGCGCGCCTTGAAGGCACTGCGGGTCGTGGAGGCGCCGCCTGCACCCAGTCCCCCAGCGCGGCCGGAGCAGACCAGTCTGTGGGTGCAGGTGCTGGACACGGCGGGCCAAGCCATCCCAGGCCTGGTGGTGAGCGTCATGGTCAGCCCAGACGGGCAGCTGCTGGTGGGCCGGGATGGCAAACCGAAGATCACGCGGGTGCCCGAGCACCGCCTCGGCGAAAGGAAGGTGTGA